A window of the Cystobacter fuscus genome harbors these coding sequences:
- a CDS encoding lytic transglycosylase domain-containing protein produces the protein MRRKRTNRANRFPWVKVGLCALVPLVLLNLAVAFFGDTRVSPLSVSFLAEKAHALAAYARHRPQCLLEGHPELEPLIRDSEQRHHLPPGLLEAVVEVESNTQPHRISPAGAMGPGQLMPSTASLMRVEDPFDPARALDGSARYLAEQLARYRGNVTLAVAAYNAGPGNVRGRVPHNGETEFYVEKVLAAYARHRPPPPPAGVKRQARPVRSTARHPPGDRPSAG, from the coding sequence GTGCGGCGCAAACGGACCAACAGGGCCAACAGGTTTCCCTGGGTGAAGGTGGGGCTGTGCGCCCTGGTGCCGCTCGTGCTGCTCAACCTGGCGGTGGCCTTCTTCGGCGACACCCGCGTGTCTCCCCTCTCGGTGTCCTTCCTCGCGGAGAAGGCCCACGCCCTGGCCGCCTACGCGCGCCACCGGCCCCAGTGCCTGCTCGAGGGACACCCCGAGCTCGAGCCCCTCATCCGCGACAGCGAGCAGCGCCACCACCTGCCCCCCGGCCTGCTCGAGGCGGTGGTGGAGGTGGAGTCCAACACCCAGCCCCACCGCATCTCCCCCGCGGGCGCCATGGGCCCCGGCCAGCTCATGCCCTCCACCGCGAGCCTCATGCGCGTGGAGGACCCGTTCGATCCGGCGCGAGCCCTGGACGGCAGCGCGCGCTACCTCGCCGAGCAGCTCGCGCGCTACCGGGGCAACGTGACGCTCGCGGTGGCCGCCTACAACGCGGGCCCCGGCAACGTGCGCGGCCGCGTGCCGCACAACGGCGAGACGGAGTTCTACGTGGAGAAGGTGCTCGCCGCCTACGCGCGCCACCGACCTCCACCGCCTCCGGCCGGCGTGAAGCGACAGGCCCGCCCGGTGCGCTCCACCGCGCGCCATCCTCCGGGTGACCGACCCTCGGCCGGTTGA
- a CDS encoding ketopantoate reductase family protein translates to MDSTRTAPRILVVGCGGIGGVLLSRLLESGRKVSAVARREEIAQVLRTRGPVLRDAKGERTVRGELEVFVEPPAEGAYDFLLLATPPTGVEEAARDTTHLLAPGGAMAVLPNGLCEERVAAIVGEERVIGTIVAWGASSPATGVYEQTAVGGMVLGTLRGEPDARLERLAEVLRAVGPVDFTPNLRGARWSKLGINCAISTLGTVGGSRLGPLLRHRFIRELALDIFTEVVQVARAEGVKLEKVASSLGLDWLALSDAERHAWGSPSLVLKHAALLAVGLRYRRMRSSMLAALERGREPPVDFLNGEVVRHARAHGLAVPVNEQLQEAVHAMARRQLTPGVETLRRIHERTRPRRS, encoded by the coding sequence ATGGACTCCACGCGAACCGCTCCTCGAATCCTCGTCGTCGGCTGTGGTGGCATCGGCGGCGTCCTGCTGTCACGCCTGCTGGAGTCGGGCCGGAAGGTCTCCGCGGTGGCTCGCCGCGAGGAGATCGCCCAGGTGCTGCGCACGCGCGGCCCGGTGCTGCGTGACGCGAAGGGCGAGCGCACCGTACGGGGTGAGCTGGAGGTCTTCGTCGAGCCGCCCGCCGAAGGGGCCTACGACTTCCTCCTGCTGGCCACGCCGCCCACCGGAGTGGAGGAGGCGGCCCGGGACACGACGCACCTGCTCGCGCCCGGAGGCGCCATGGCCGTGCTCCCCAACGGGCTGTGCGAGGAGCGGGTGGCGGCCATCGTGGGCGAGGAGCGGGTCATCGGCACCATCGTCGCCTGGGGCGCCTCGTCACCGGCGACGGGCGTCTACGAGCAGACGGCCGTGGGCGGCATGGTGCTCGGCACGCTCCGGGGCGAGCCGGATGCGCGCCTGGAGCGCCTGGCCGAGGTGCTGCGCGCGGTGGGCCCCGTGGACTTCACCCCCAACCTGCGCGGCGCGCGCTGGAGCAAGCTGGGCATCAACTGCGCCATCTCCACCCTGGGCACCGTGGGGGGCAGCCGGTTGGGGCCGCTCCTGCGGCACCGCTTCATCCGCGAGCTGGCGCTGGACATCTTCACCGAGGTGGTCCAGGTGGCGCGCGCCGAGGGCGTGAAGCTGGAGAAGGTGGCGTCCTCGCTGGGGCTGGACTGGCTCGCGCTGAGCGACGCCGAGCGGCACGCGTGGGGCTCGCCGTCGCTGGTGCTCAAGCACGCGGCCCTGCTCGCCGTGGGCCTGCGCTACCGCCGGATGCGCTCGTCCATGCTGGCGGCGCTCGAGCGGGGGCGCGAGCCGCCCGTGGACTTCCTCAATGGCGAGGTGGTGCGGCACGCGCGCGCACACGGCCTCGCGGTGCCGGTGAACGAACAGTTGCAGGAGGCGGTGCACGCCATGGCCCGGCGGCAGCTCACGCCCGGCGTGGAGACACTGCGCCGCATCCACGAGCGGACACGTCCCAGGAGATCCTGA
- a CDS encoding vWA domain-containing protein has protein sequence MNKPSSISKRVVVLCMGTLAVMGGGVTLFGNNLRKLTGASAEALAGSDVQYAPHLAKKSLRTFGSNGEEAGPSSRGNTYSAERPNPFTRASEDRLSTFAVDVDTASYTLFRRYVTQGSLPPPESIRVEEWVNYFRYRYPSPTDGDFRVDLEGAPSPYTRGRHLVKVGLQGRTIAKSQRKPTHLVFLVDTSGSMNAADKLPLAQKSMKLMVDGLNETDTVALVTYASGVRDVLPPTPASARDTLFAAIDSLTAGGGTAMGNGLELAYRHAARNAHPRNVSRVVVLTDGDTNIGPRNPDDLLERIQGYVQEGVTLSTIGLGMGNYRDDLMERLANKGNGNSFYIDSEREARRVFQERLAGTLEVIAQDVKVQVEFDPEAVRGYRLLGYENRAIADRDFRDDKVDAGEIGAGHTVTALYEVDLTGEGSRVATVHVRSKRPGGVEAAEQTFPLERASLHAHLDEASSNLRFAAAVAGTADILRGAPEAREWSLATAESLAEESVDGQPDRSEFLGLLRQVREWRTASVAASYPD, from the coding sequence ATGAACAAGCCCTCGAGCATCTCGAAGCGCGTCGTCGTCCTGTGCATGGGAACCCTGGCGGTGATGGGCGGAGGCGTCACCCTCTTCGGCAACAACCTGCGCAAGCTCACCGGCGCGAGCGCGGAGGCACTCGCGGGCAGCGACGTGCAGTACGCCCCGCACCTGGCGAAGAAGTCCCTGCGGACCTTCGGCAGCAACGGGGAAGAAGCCGGCCCCAGCTCCCGGGGAAACACCTACTCCGCCGAGCGCCCCAACCCCTTCACCCGCGCGAGCGAGGATCGCCTCTCCACCTTCGCGGTGGACGTGGACACCGCCTCCTACACGCTCTTCCGCCGCTACGTCACCCAGGGCAGCCTGCCCCCGCCGGAGTCCATCCGCGTGGAGGAGTGGGTGAACTACTTCCGCTACCGCTACCCCTCGCCCACGGACGGTGACTTCCGCGTGGACCTGGAGGGAGCCCCCTCGCCGTACACGCGCGGCCGACACCTGGTGAAGGTGGGGCTGCAGGGCCGCACCATCGCCAAGAGCCAGCGCAAGCCCACGCACCTGGTCTTCCTGGTGGACACCAGCGGCTCCATGAACGCCGCGGACAAGCTGCCGCTCGCGCAGAAGTCCATGAAGCTGATGGTGGATGGACTCAACGAGACGGACACCGTGGCGCTCGTCACCTACGCGAGCGGCGTGCGCGACGTGCTGCCCCCCACCCCGGCCTCCGCGCGCGACACGCTCTTCGCCGCCATCGACTCGCTCACCGCCGGGGGCGGCACCGCCATGGGCAACGGGCTGGAGCTCGCCTACCGGCACGCGGCGCGCAACGCCCACCCCCGGAACGTCTCGCGCGTCGTCGTCCTCACCGACGGCGACACCAACATCGGCCCCCGGAACCCGGACGACCTGCTCGAGCGCATCCAGGGCTACGTGCAGGAGGGCGTCACGCTGTCCACCATCGGCCTGGGCATGGGCAACTACCGGGATGACCTGATGGAGCGCCTGGCCAACAAGGGCAACGGCAACAGCTTCTACATCGACAGCGAGCGCGAGGCGCGCCGCGTCTTCCAGGAGCGGCTGGCCGGCACGCTGGAGGTCATCGCCCAGGACGTGAAGGTGCAGGTGGAGTTCGACCCGGAGGCCGTGCGCGGCTACCGGCTGCTCGGCTACGAGAACCGCGCCATCGCCGACCGGGACTTCCGCGACGACAAGGTGGATGCCGGGGAGATTGGCGCCGGCCACACCGTCACCGCCCTGTACGAGGTGGATCTCACGGGCGAGGGCTCGCGCGTGGCCACCGTGCACGTGCGCTCCAAGCGGCCCGGTGGCGTGGAGGCCGCCGAGCAGACCTTCCCCCTGGAGCGCGCGAGCCTGCACGCCCACCTGGACGAGGCCTCCTCCAACCTGCGCTTCGCCGCCGCCGTGGCGGGCACCGCGGACATCCTCCGGGGCGCTCCCGAGGCCCGGGAATGGAGCCTCGCCACCGCCGAGTCCCTCGCCGAGGAGTCCGTGGACGGCCAGCCGGACCGCTCCGAGTTCCTCGGCCTGCTGCGCCAGGTGCGCGAGTGGCGCACCGCGTCCGTCGCCGCGAGCTACCCGGACTGA
- the nagB gene encoding glucosamine-6-phosphate deaminase, which translates to MNVRVFSSEVEAAAACAAHVAAAVREQPSLVLGLPTGRSPLNVYRQMVALHQRGALDFSRVTTFNLDEFLGLPPDDPCSLRAYMDRHLFQHVNLAPERVHFLDGSAEKAQWECARYDAALEAAGGIDLLLLGIGSNGHVAFNEPGDSLQAASHRARLSRETRQAMTPMFGDEISRVPMAALTLGMGALFKARRVILLAFGVNKAAAVTAMVRGPITSHCPASLLQLHGQVEVWVDPDAGHGLEGSG; encoded by the coding sequence TTGAACGTCCGCGTCTTCTCCTCGGAAGTGGAAGCTGCCGCCGCCTGTGCCGCCCACGTCGCGGCGGCCGTCCGTGAGCAGCCTTCCCTGGTGCTCGGTCTGCCCACGGGACGCAGCCCCCTCAACGTGTACCGGCAGATGGTGGCGCTCCATCAGCGCGGGGCGCTGGACTTCTCCCGGGTGACGACCTTCAACCTGGACGAGTTCCTCGGCCTGCCTCCGGACGATCCATGCAGTCTGCGCGCCTACATGGACCGCCATCTCTTCCAGCACGTGAACCTGGCCCCGGAGCGCGTGCACTTCCTGGACGGCAGCGCGGAGAAGGCCCAGTGGGAGTGCGCCCGCTACGACGCCGCCCTGGAGGCGGCGGGGGGAATCGATCTGCTGCTGCTGGGCATCGGCTCCAACGGGCACGTGGCCTTCAACGAGCCGGGGGACAGTCTCCAGGCGGCGAGCCATCGGGCGAGGCTGTCGCGCGAGACGCGTCAGGCCATGACGCCCATGTTCGGGGATGAGATCTCCCGGGTGCCCATGGCGGCGCTCACGCTGGGCATGGGGGCCCTCTTCAAGGCGCGCCGCGTCATCCTGCTGGCCTTCGGGGTGAACAAGGCGGCGGCGGTGACGGCCATGGTGCGCGGCCCCATCACCTCGCACTGCCCGGCCTCCCTGCTCCAACTGCACGGGCAGGTGGAGGTGTGGGTGGATCCCGACGCCGGGCACGGCCTGGAGGGCTCGGGCTGA